From the genome of Clostridium sp. BNL1100, one region includes:
- a CDS encoding S41 family peptidase gives MNKFKRITGIVLAISISMTVFTSTAFAADSKSTDGEYLQSVIDLIKQKYNGNITDDELLQGALKGMFDTLDQYSAYYTPEEFEEFYGSLEGAVEGVGISIELIDKNLIINKVFANSPAKKAGVLSGDRIVQVNGESVQGKELDEVVSKIKGTAGTKVKLGLMRQGTKNMIIIEMSRAQVDLPSVHYEIRGNTGYILIDSFSQNTSKGVTEALSYFDSKKITSVVLDLRNNPGGYLDQAISVAQNFVPKGIITTLDYKDSSLEDKKYYSELEKIKYKLAVLVNENTASAAEILTGAIKDTKAGVVLGCKTFGKAKVQESLPILSDDAYDKFNDGSDKKSANAYDFNSYTTDLSGWAKMTIGLYYTPNGNCIDLKGIEPDIQVKESTPSGIRVNMLEPMSLTVKPSLGTHYYDVLNAECALKLLKYNIGTPDYILDAKSVEAIKKFQKSNKLSSSGILDFTTQRLLNTKISEIKQKQDAVYSRAVSEILNN, from the coding sequence ATGAACAAATTTAAGCGGATTACGGGAATAGTCCTTGCAATATCCATATCTATGACAGTATTTACTTCTACAGCCTTTGCAGCTGACAGCAAATCAACTGATGGAGAATATCTGCAAAGTGTTATAGACCTGATAAAGCAGAAATACAACGGAAATATCACAGATGATGAGCTTTTGCAGGGAGCTTTAAAGGGAATGTTCGATACTCTGGACCAGTATTCCGCATACTATACTCCCGAGGAATTTGAGGAATTCTATGGTTCCCTTGAAGGAGCAGTTGAAGGGGTAGGTATTTCAATTGAGTTAATTGACAAGAATCTGATAATTAACAAGGTTTTTGCAAATTCTCCTGCCAAGAAGGCAGGTGTTCTTTCAGGAGACAGGATAGTACAGGTTAATGGTGAATCAGTTCAGGGAAAGGAGCTGGATGAGGTTGTTTCCAAAATAAAAGGTACAGCCGGAACTAAAGTCAAACTGGGCTTAATGAGACAGGGAACAAAGAATATGATAATTATTGAGATGTCCCGGGCACAGGTTGACTTGCCGAGTGTACATTATGAAATAAGGGGAAACACAGGATATATTCTTATAGATTCCTTTAGCCAGAACACTTCAAAAGGCGTGACGGAAGCGTTAAGCTATTTTGACAGCAAAAAGATTACATCGGTTGTTCTGGATTTACGTAATAATCCGGGAGGATATCTTGATCAGGCTATATCTGTAGCCCAAAACTTTGTACCAAAAGGCATAATAACTACCCTTGACTATAAAGATTCCTCCTTGGAAGATAAAAAGTACTATTCTGAATTGGAGAAGATAAAATATAAACTTGCCGTACTGGTAAATGAAAACACAGCTAGTGCTGCGGAAATATTAACAGGGGCAATAAAGGATACAAAAGCCGGTGTGGTACTCGGATGCAAAACCTTTGGAAAGGCAAAGGTTCAGGAATCTCTGCCAATTCTGTCAGACGATGCATATGATAAATTTAATGACGGCAGTGACAAAAAGTCTGCAAATGCCTACGACTTCAATTCATATACGACTGATTTGTCAGGATGGGCAAAAATGACAATAGGCCTTTATTATACTCCAAACGGAAATTGTATTGACTTGAAGGGAATTGAACCTGATATACAAGTAAAGGAGTCAACACCATCAGGAATACGTGTTAATATGCTGGAGCCTATGTCTTTAACAGTCAAGCCGTCACTTGGAACCCATTATTATGATGTATTAAATGCGGAATGTGCATTGAAGCTTCTGAAATATAATATAGGCACACCGGACTACATACTTGATGCAAAATCTGTGGAGGCTATAAAGAAGTTCCAGAAAAGTAATAAGCTAAGCAGTTCCGGTATTCTTGACTTTACAACTCAAAGACTTCTAAACACTAAGATAAGTGAAATTAAGCAGAAGCAGGATGCAGTTTATTCCAGGGCTGTTTCTGAAATATTAAATAATTGA
- a CDS encoding S-layer homology domain-containing protein, producing the protein MRNILYQRNNKYSILAKTAGFVLSAALTIGMAAPGTAYALRGDSGYEGGISSGENPNVTVTSTTSKISYQYQEPFFLTGVPIVLTGTMTIKKALKTDSKTGVQTLTTTYDYNVPNANNNSLIRNIVMTTTITPRANGQKTETTKLTSASETLKLNGTSYFISKSNPNDYMISKAITNDYQPAVSYFAGTLIGKKTYHVGSSSSADIIVVDSTCNTVGYDEYWSTAETQTIKQTITSRKAGQSSIVLGNANIDISTTTTKQLKYYENQPEQISFEGGYYKTQYNENVLKYTANLKELDKSGAPTSKTVTHTKSLKLESFPFNDPLVAPNLKKIKGHPAEESMSIMFGLEAYKDIDSFNPQEYMSRGEFVDAFTKIAPAVPLDPVFKPKTTKTTSSSRKKTPVVLLFKDVPEKNRYFSSINDAANRGIISTGGNFRPDAKITLAEAVTMIINSLGLKGLAPNPSPVTSFKDNDKIPGYARASMYVAEKIGLIQEDSKGYIYPTAKITKANAARIMKSYIDYMNSGIREEYMERIISYK; encoded by the coding sequence TTGCGGAACATACTTTACCAAAGAAATAACAAATACAGCATATTAGCAAAAACTGCAGGATTTGTTTTATCAGCTGCCTTGACAATAGGCATGGCAGCTCCCGGAACTGCTTATGCACTCCGTGGAGACAGCGGCTACGAAGGAGGTATATCCTCCGGGGAAAATCCCAATGTTACAGTAACATCAACAACAAGCAAAATCAGTTATCAGTATCAGGAGCCATTTTTTCTTACAGGAGTTCCCATAGTTCTCACTGGAACAATGACTATAAAAAAGGCACTTAAAACTGATTCAAAGACAGGTGTTCAGACACTTACAACAACATATGATTATAATGTACCTAACGCAAACAACAATTCTCTGATCAGGAACATAGTAATGACAACCACAATAACCCCCAGAGCTAACGGGCAAAAAACAGAGACAACAAAGCTGACAAGTGCTTCGGAAACTCTAAAGCTAAACGGAACAAGTTATTTTATATCAAAAAGTAATCCTAACGATTATATGATATCAAAGGCTATAACAAATGATTATCAGCCTGCAGTAAGCTATTTTGCAGGTACTCTTATAGGCAAGAAAACCTACCATGTAGGAAGCAGCAGCAGCGCAGATATAATTGTAGTGGATTCCACGTGTAATACAGTGGGATATGACGAGTACTGGAGTACCGCTGAAACTCAGACCATAAAGCAGACTATTACCAGCCGTAAAGCAGGTCAATCCTCTATAGTATTGGGAAATGCAAACATAGACATATCAACTACTACAACAAAACAGCTGAAATACTATGAAAATCAGCCTGAGCAAATCAGCTTCGAAGGAGGCTATTATAAAACACAGTATAACGAAAACGTCTTAAAATATACAGCAAACCTCAAAGAGCTTGATAAAAGCGGAGCACCTACAAGTAAAACAGTAACGCACACAAAGAGCCTTAAACTTGAGAGCTTTCCATTTAATGATCCCTTGGTTGCACCAAATCTCAAAAAGATAAAAGGTCATCCTGCTGAGGAAAGCATGTCTATAATGTTTGGGCTTGAAGCATATAAGGATATAGACAGCTTTAATCCACAGGAGTATATGAGCAGAGGCGAGTTTGTTGATGCTTTCACAAAGATTGCACCTGCGGTACCCCTGGATCCGGTTTTCAAGCCTAAGACAACAAAAACCACAAGCTCCAGCAGAAAGAAAACCCCTGTGGTATTGCTTTTTAAGGATGTTCCTGAAAAGAACAGATATTTTTCAAGTATAAATGACGCTGCAAACAGAGGAATTATATCAACTGGAGGCAATTTCAGGCCGGATGCAAAAATAACCTTGGCAGAAGCAGTCACCATGATAATCAATTCATTGGGTCTAAAAGGGCTTGCCCCCAACCCGTCACCTGTTACAAGCTTCAAGGATAACGACAAGATACCGGGCTATGCAAGGGCGTCAATGTATGTTGCCGAGAAGATAGGCTTAATTCAGGAAGACAGCAAGGGATATATTTATCCCACGGCCAAAATAACAAAGGCAAATGCAGCCAGAATTATGAAATCATATATTGACTATATGAACAGCGGAATACGTGAAGAATACATGGAGCGTATTATCAGTTACAAATAA
- a CDS encoding CTP synthase: MSVKYIFVTGGVVSGLGKGITAASLGRLLKARGVHVTIQKFDPYINVDPGTMSPYQHGEVFVTEDGAETDLDLGHYERFIDENLSKNSNVTTGKIYWSVISKERKGDFLGGTVQVIPHITNEIKDRIYRVGKSERTDVVITEIGGTVGDIESLPFLESIRQVATEVGRENVMYIHVTLVPYLGKSGELKTKPTQHSVKELRSIGIQPDVIVCRTEKYLSQDMKDKLSLFCNVPEGAVVQNLDAEVLYEVPLMLEKEGLAKIVCKRLGLECKEPNLTEWEEMVRRQKNPKSSVTIGLVGKYVELHDAYLSVAESLRHGGIGNDVEVDIRWVNSEEIENGDINTFLQGVDGILVPGGFGDRGIEGKIKAITYARENKIPFFGICLGMQMAVVEFARNVAGLHDANSSEFGETPYPVIDLMPEQRDIDEMGGTMRLGVYPCKIIENTMIKSIYEDELIYERHRHRYEFNNEYRDTFIKGGMTLSGLSPSGKLVETIEIKEHPWFIGVQFHPEFKSRPNKPHPLFKDFIRAAYEYRSK; the protein is encoded by the coding sequence ATGTCAGTAAAGTATATCTTCGTAACTGGTGGTGTAGTTTCCGGCTTAGGCAAAGGAATAACGGCAGCATCATTAGGAAGGCTTCTAAAAGCAAGAGGAGTACATGTCACAATCCAAAAGTTCGACCCGTATATAAATGTTGATCCCGGAACTATGAGCCCTTATCAGCATGGAGAGGTTTTTGTAACTGAAGATGGAGCGGAAACAGACCTTGACTTAGGTCATTATGAAAGGTTTATCGACGAAAATCTTAGCAAAAACAGTAATGTTACAACAGGGAAAATCTACTGGTCAGTTATCAGCAAAGAGAGAAAAGGTGATTTTCTCGGAGGTACGGTTCAAGTAATCCCACACATAACAAATGAAATAAAAGATAGAATTTACAGGGTTGGTAAATCTGAGAGAACAGACGTTGTTATTACCGAAATTGGAGGAACAGTAGGTGATATCGAGAGTCTGCCTTTCCTTGAATCCATAAGACAAGTAGCTACAGAGGTTGGAAGAGAAAATGTAATGTATATACACGTTACATTGGTTCCATATTTGGGAAAATCAGGAGAACTAAAAACCAAACCTACACAGCACAGTGTCAAGGAATTGAGAAGTATCGGAATACAGCCTGACGTAATAGTGTGCAGAACTGAAAAGTATTTGTCCCAAGATATGAAGGACAAGCTGAGCCTGTTCTGTAATGTTCCTGAAGGTGCGGTTGTACAGAATCTTGATGCAGAGGTTCTATACGAAGTTCCATTAATGCTGGAAAAAGAAGGACTTGCCAAGATAGTGTGCAAGAGGCTTGGCCTTGAATGTAAAGAACCAAATCTCACGGAATGGGAAGAAATGGTCAGAAGACAGAAAAATCCAAAGAGTTCCGTTACCATAGGTTTGGTTGGAAAATATGTTGAGCTTCATGATGCATATTTAAGTGTAGCTGAATCACTCCGTCATGGTGGTATCGGCAATGATGTTGAAGTTGACATAAGATGGGTTAATTCAGAAGAGATAGAAAACGGAGATATAAACACCTTCCTTCAGGGAGTAGATGGAATCCTTGTTCCCGGAGGTTTCGGTGACAGAGGAATAGAAGGAAAGATAAAGGCTATAACTTATGCAAGAGAAAACAAAATACCTTTCTTTGGTATTTGTCTTGGAATGCAAATGGCTGTTGTAGAATTTGCAAGAAATGTTGCGGGTCTGCATGATGCAAACAGTTCTGAATTCGGAGAAACACCATATCCTGTAATCGACCTTATGCCTGAACAGCGTGATATAGATGAAATGGGTGGAACAATGAGACTTGGTGTTTATCCATGTAAGATTATCGAAAATACAATGATCAAGAGTATTTATGAGGATGAGCTTATATATGAAAGACACAGACACAGATACGAGTTCAATAATGAATACCGTGACACATTTATAAAGGGTGGAATGACACTTTCAGGCTTGTCTCCAAGCGGAAAACTTGTTGAGACAATTGAAATCAAAGAACATCCCTGGTTTATCGGAGTTCAGTTCCATCCTGAGTTTAAGTCAAGGCCAAACAAGCCTCATCCATTGTTTAAAGACTTCATAAGAGCTGCATATGAATATAGAAGTAAATAA
- a CDS encoding S-layer homology domain-containing protein — translation MNLFKLKNKKGEKLISRAAATILSMTLIAQTFVVGAANEKVINSFNAVSTGQAVINNLKYTDIAGLDNNSKNSIFQNGALGIYITPGSKKFNPKGYISKEMALYLIYTAANRVREIDEQGQALNSERTVKKTNPQDVLFDGSLQLAANDGLISETELADAMQANQKTLGTSDFRRSAPVQRQEFATWIAKALMIPPEPQQQELLNNFSDWKSCKPENIPYLEAVLRAKIMNGNGSGKFLPAGTVTRQQAAAILKNAEDIILPLRRLEQRNATIVGIQSGKDNSNGSTTVYTTITIRNSDGLLDEITVSKSNRKPVSNTNELTVSASASYNSELPVFKNGKITGSVDLRAGDRIQYIAGTEDLIVRYVRVLAKNEVAPEEVEKGLYAGIVEENNPQLGYITLYNEDGTGKTPLALSKLKTYNYADPNDIQVFKNHEEAELDDIEAGDTVFIRVDSNNLVTSVSSVANYTLRYGKIISKKLSSIIVEFEKKQQKAYNIDRANVIKDGKLVKYSQLKDGDTIKLLINEAPNMTVLKEIMVEGGDKLVSNIYKGTFDNYNSISNTIYLNDPWTFRNGKWIKETNGSKVIELGNGFSAFFDGQKKSLKDLTLLKDNTVYIASEKDYGNDELAVVASFTDSTDKEVPYDDKVYITGTNRFVLEKNLVNVTYNPGTIVVKDGRLVQGSSVSTDDYAYVMANRDNSGSNSTIVAGVVSIEQRPGTEAVQLYRGRISNIDEYKTVTLESYSKLNGTNWDYANTPMTFSLSSNTRITDTDGIVGQGSFTAENTQGTFKGRTVYILSDGTDAVEISTAPFGNFNIQGTVNSTAGGTLAEDGSVVQEPQSIILKNCRYYNTSAHLWVTMGDSNFNILKNSLILRNNKKINASDLKKGDSLRILKKDNAVTGDAYIIIVE, via the coding sequence ATGAATCTATTCAAGCTGAAAAATAAAAAGGGAGAAAAGCTCATTTCAAGGGCAGCTGCAACAATACTGAGTATGACTCTTATTGCTCAGACCTTTGTTGTGGGTGCTGCAAATGAGAAGGTTATAAATTCTTTTAATGCAGTTTCAACGGGACAGGCCGTTATAAATAATCTCAAATATACCGATATAGCCGGCCTTGACAATAATTCAAAAAATTCAATATTTCAAAACGGGGCATTAGGGATTTACATAACACCCGGCAGTAAAAAGTTTAACCCTAAAGGTTATATTTCAAAAGAAATGGCTCTTTATTTAATATATACCGCTGCAAACAGAGTCCGTGAGATAGATGAACAGGGACAGGCACTTAACAGCGAAAGAACTGTAAAGAAAACCAACCCTCAGGACGTACTTTTTGACGGAAGCTTGCAACTGGCAGCAAATGATGGACTTATATCAGAGACAGAGCTGGCTGATGCAATGCAGGCAAACCAGAAAACTCTGGGCACATCAGACTTTAGGAGAAGTGCGCCGGTTCAAAGACAAGAGTTTGCAACCTGGATTGCAAAAGCATTAATGATACCACCCGAACCACAGCAACAGGAGTTGCTAAACAACTTTTCCGACTGGAAAAGCTGCAAGCCTGAAAACATACCTTATCTGGAGGCTGTGCTGAGGGCAAAGATCATGAACGGAAACGGCTCAGGCAAATTTCTTCCGGCAGGAACGGTTACACGTCAGCAAGCAGCGGCAATCCTTAAAAATGCAGAAGACATTATATTGCCTCTTAGACGACTTGAACAAAGAAATGCAACTATAGTAGGTATTCAGTCGGGAAAGGATAATTCCAACGGAAGCACCACTGTCTACACTACAATTACTATAAGAAATTCAGACGGACTTCTGGATGAAATCACTGTATCCAAAAGTAACAGAAAGCCCGTCTCAAATACAAATGAATTAACAGTCTCTGCGTCTGCTTCATATAACTCTGAACTCCCTGTATTTAAAAATGGGAAGATAACAGGTTCTGTAGACTTGAGGGCAGGAGACCGCATACAGTACATAGCAGGGACTGAAGACCTGATAGTCAGGTATGTCCGTGTTCTGGCAAAGAATGAAGTGGCACCGGAAGAAGTTGAAAAAGGCTTGTATGCCGGAATAGTTGAGGAGAACAACCCTCAACTGGGATATATTACTTTGTACAATGAAGATGGTACGGGAAAAACTCCTCTTGCACTTTCAAAACTTAAAACATATAACTACGCAGACCCAAACGATATACAGGTATTCAAAAATCATGAAGAAGCTGAACTTGATGATATTGAAGCGGGAGATACCGTCTTTATAAGGGTTGATTCAAACAATCTGGTTACCTCCGTAAGTAGTGTTGCAAATTATACATTAAGATATGGAAAGATTATTTCAAAAAAGCTCAGTTCCATAATAGTAGAATTTGAAAAGAAGCAGCAGAAGGCCTATAATATTGACCGTGCAAATGTAATCAAGGACGGGAAGCTTGTAAAATACAGTCAGCTTAAAGACGGTGATACTATAAAGCTCCTTATAAACGAAGCCCCTAATATGACAGTGTTAAAGGAAATCATGGTAGAAGGCGGCGACAAGCTTGTATCTAATATATATAAGGGAACCTTTGACAACTACAATAGCATATCAAATACAATATACCTGAATGATCCATGGACTTTCAGAAACGGGAAGTGGATAAAGGAAACAAACGGTTCAAAAGTAATAGAGCTTGGAAACGGTTTCTCGGCTTTTTTTGACGGACAAAAAAAATCCCTGAAGGATCTTACACTGTTAAAAGACAACACCGTTTATATTGCAAGTGAAAAAGACTACGGTAATGACGAGCTTGCTGTTGTAGCTTCGTTTACAGACAGTACAGACAAGGAAGTACCTTATGATGATAAGGTTTACATAACCGGAACAAATAGATTTGTACTTGAAAAGAATTTGGTGAATGTTACATATAACCCGGGAACAATTGTTGTTAAAGACGGTCGACTTGTTCAGGGAAGCAGTGTTTCAACAGACGATTATGCTTATGTTATGGCTAACAGAGATAATTCCGGCAGCAACAGTACTATAGTTGCGGGAGTCGTTTCAATAGAACAGAGACCGGGAACAGAGGCCGTTCAGCTGTACAGAGGCAGAATCAGTAATATAGACGAATACAAGACAGTGACATTGGAATCCTATTCAAAACTTAACGGTACAAACTGGGATTATGCAAATACGCCAATGACCTTCAGCTTGTCCTCCAATACACGTATTACGGATACGGACGGAATAGTAGGACAGGGAAGCTTTACTGCTGAAAATACCCAAGGTACCTTTAAGGGCAGGACGGTTTATATATTGAGTGACGGAACGGATGCTGTAGAAATAAGTACAGCACCATTCGGCAACTTTAATATACAAGGTACAGTGAACAGTACTGCAGGAGGAACTTTGGCAGAAGACGGTTCCGTAGTACAGGAGCCTCAATCAATCATTTTGAAAAATTGCAGATATTACAATACTTCAGCACACCTTTGGGTAACTATGGGGGACAGTAATTTTAACATACTCAAAAATTCACTGATACTCAGAAATAACAAAAAGATTAATGCTTCCGACCTTAAAAAGGGAGATTCATTGAGGATACTCAAGAAGGATAATGCAGTTACAGGAGATGCTTACATTATTATAGTTGAATAA